Within Clupea harengus unplaced genomic scaffold, Ch_v2.0.2, whole genome shotgun sequence, the genomic segment AAGTAACTAACAGATACTATCTACAATGATACTGACAGACTAAATCGCTAAATGACACATAACAACTGAACACTCACTATCTTAAGGACGCACGGCAAGAACGAACGTGAATGGCTCTGATCTTTGAATCGTCCGATTAACTCCCGATGGCTGATACAGAGGTGGGTTAGACTTAtataggggagaggggggatgaggggagCCAGAAAACCGGACTTGGGGTAGCCAATGACTTTCAGAGCATTAGCTGTGCATCTGCAGCCCATGAGTCCCTATGGAACTCTAGGATCAACTGATTGGGTGACCTCTCTATGGTCCCCAAGTCTCAGCTTTTGAACAAGTACAATGTTGGCTGTGCATTGAGTAAACAAGTTGCACATTTTAGGATTCATATTAAAGGCATTAATGCTTCATCTGAgcacatttttttctgctcaCAACATGACAGAATCATTGAGGAGTTTTGTCGCACAGATCATACATCAGAGATCAGTGATGTATGCTCTGTTCAATGGACGACCAAAACGGACTCAAAATTGTCTCCGCAATGACCAGTTGATTCAAATAAGCTAAATGCCTTTCAATGATGAGGGAGAATATATAGAATTATGATTTGATTTctgattatttatttgtcttcAAATGGATTTCTCTTTAAGAGCCTTTCgtttgcccctgttgccattgtgcttgctctaagggggtccagtcactgggctctgtaaaagcgccttgagacaattttattgtttgggcactatataaatacaattgaataaaattgaattgaacatgtCTGTATTTTCCTAATGATTACCCTGCATATAGTAATTGGGTTGGACTGTAAGGACGATTAGGAGGAAGTACATACCAGCTGCCATAGAGGTCTTATGAGGTCGTATCCTGCTGGActctctgtcagtgtttgtgtttggtgagaCCCTCTACCCAGACCCTACGTGTGCCTAGTCTAATGAATGCATTAGACACATTTATGACTCATGAAAAGACAGCCAACTGCTTCACATGGAAAACAAAATGCTAGATGTTTACttgaaatacatttaatatcTTCACAACAGTTCAAACCATTAAAGACGATCACTATGcatacatactcatactcatgaACTGAGCAGGCATGTCATCGGATCTGCTAACTGAAAGCCACAGCACCCAGCATGCTCTTCCCATAGGAAATAATAACCTGGACTTCTGACTTCTGACTTTTCCTCTGGAACAAATTACCCAATACAGTCCATACACATGAGTCAGCATAGGCATACATAAGGCATACATAAGGGAGGTTATAAACCTGCAATTTGGAATTAACCAGAGAAGGGGCAGAACATGTTTTTATTGACCATGGGTGACTAATCGCAcaaattgtttttcttttgtaataTTATTAACATATTCTGTAGTATGTTACGTGCTTGATAACTTCTTAAATGGGGTTGGCTTGAATGTCCGGTTGCGAGAAACCATGTCTCTTAATAACACAAtcgtttttttaaatgaattaggGAACTTCTAGACTTCTGCAATCTTGCCCTGTGCCTATAAGGCAGGTGTGCACACATAACcaggaagaaacacaaacactcccacttcTGGAGAAACGAAACCTATTTAGCTTTTCTTgtagtgtgtgcctgtgtggtaggtggaactctcttttagtctgtgtgtgtgtgcctgtgtggtaggggaaactctcttttagtctgtgtgtgtgtgcctgcgtggtAGGTGAAATGGCCAGTGCTTCAGTGTTTCAGGATGAGTTCTGCTGTTCTATCTGTCTGGATCTTCTGACGGACCCGGTGACTGTtacctgtggacacagtttctgttTGAAGTGTATTACAGGgtgctgggatcaggaagacTATAAGGGTgtttacagctgcccccagtgcagagagACCTTCACTCCTAGACCTGTTCTTCGCAGAAACACAATGATGGCTGAAATGCTGGAGAAGCTGACGAAGACAGAAGTCCAGTCTGATGACACGGCTCCTTCCAACGCCGGACCCGACGATGTGGAGTGTGATTTCTGTACTGGGAGAAAACACAAAGCCATTAAGTCGTGTCTAACATGCATGGGATCTTACTGTGAGGTTCACATCCAATCTCATTTTCAAGTGGCCTGTCTGAAAAAGCACAAGTTGGTGAATGCTTCCTCACGGCTACAAGAGAAGATCTGCTCACAACACGACAGGATCATTGAGGTGTTTTGCCGCACAGATCAGAAGTTGATATGTATGCTCTGTTCAATGGACGACCACAACGGACACAAAACTGTCTCCGCTATAGCAGAACGAACTGAGAAGCAGgttagccctctctctctctctctctctctctctctgtctctctctcttattattTGCTTAACTGAATTGAATAGAGTGAGAATAGTGATCAATCTGTTTAAATCGTCAGTATTCTGCCAATACCCatctttgtatctgttgtaaaTGTTGCCTTAAGCTATTGGATACCTGTGGACATTTATCCACAGAAAAAGTTgttggagatgaagagggataaCCTGAGGTGGATCCAGCAGATTAAGaaggaggtgcagcaggtgaAACAGGCAAAGAAGTATCTGCAGGTGATCACTGATAAACATGACTGATGTAAACTGATGTTTGTTGCACACATCTCTTGCACACTGTTGTTTTTGCCCCCCtagtatggggcgccgtttgtaaaatgttgcacgttcgaatatcctgctcagttttggtacatttagcattatcatatggggggAAAAAGCATGAcgatattcaaatgtcactttttcaagcatttagagagaaattcatgtaaattcatgcgattacttttccaaggataatttttggcagtaacacaaagttgttaattaatataaatctttcatctaaatgttaatgttaaatgtaaatgtaaatgtaaatgttaaatgtaaatgttaaatctaaatgtaaatgttcgatgttatatataaatgttaaatataagtgttaaatgtaaatgttaaatgtaaatacaaatatcaaatgctaaatgtaaatgttaaatgtaaatgtaaatgttaaatgtaaatgttcagtctac encodes:
- the LOC122131479 gene encoding E3 ubiquitin/ISG15 ligase TRIM25-like, with the translated sequence MASASVFQDEFCCSICLDLLTDPVTVTCGHSFCLKCITGCWDQEDYKGVYSCPQCRETFTPRPVLRRNTMMAEMLEKLTKTEVQSDDTAPSNAGPDDVECDFCTGRKHKAIKSCLTCMGSYCEVHIQSHFQVACLKKHKLVNASSRLQEKICSQHDRIIEVFCRTDQKLICMLCSMDDHNGHKTVSAIAERTEKQKKLLEMKRDNLRWIQQIKKEVQQVKQAKKYLQVAVEDTEKIFMEVISFMQKKKD